A single window of Acidobacteriota bacterium DNA harbors:
- a CDS encoding ROK family protein, with protein sequence MRIGIDLGGTKIEGVALAADGRELQRRRIPAPRDSYDDSVRAIAGLVSALEAGAGGRGTVGVGIPGAVSPATGLIKNANSTWLIGQPLADDLSRVLARSVRLANDANCFALSEATDGAAAGAAVVFGVIIGTGTGGGLVVHGRVIAGANAIAGEWGHNPLPAPGNDERPGPACYCGRAGCIETFLSGPALVRDYAAGGGERVTAAEVAMRAAAGEPRAEAALARYESRFARAIASVINVLDPDVIVLGGGLSNIERLYASVPARWSPFVFSDRVATRLVRAAHGDASGVRGAAWLWAEEQESKS encoded by the coding sequence ATGCGCATCGGCATCGATCTGGGCGGGACGAAGATTGAGGGCGTGGCACTCGCCGCCGACGGCCGCGAGCTGCAGCGCCGCCGGATCCCCGCGCCGCGCGACAGCTACGACGACTCGGTGCGCGCCATCGCCGGCCTCGTCTCGGCGCTCGAAGCCGGCGCCGGCGGCCGCGGCACGGTCGGCGTCGGCATTCCGGGCGCGGTGTCGCCGGCCACTGGCTTGATCAAGAACGCCAACTCGACCTGGTTAATCGGCCAGCCGCTGGCCGACGACCTGTCGCGCGTGCTGGCGCGCTCGGTGCGGCTGGCCAACGACGCCAATTGCTTCGCGCTGTCCGAAGCGACCGACGGCGCGGCCGCGGGCGCCGCCGTGGTGTTCGGCGTGATCATCGGCACCGGCACCGGTGGCGGGCTGGTCGTCCACGGCCGCGTGATCGCCGGCGCCAATGCCATTGCCGGCGAGTGGGGACACAACCCCCTGCCTGCGCCCGGCAACGACGAGCGGCCGGGGCCGGCGTGCTACTGCGGACGCGCGGGGTGCATCGAGACGTTCCTGTCGGGACCGGCGCTCGTCCGCGACTACGCGGCCGGCGGTGGCGAGCGAGTGACTGCGGCAGAGGTGGCCATGCGCGCGGCGGCCGGCGAGCCGCGCGCCGAGGCCGCCCTGGCCCGTTACGAATCCCGCTTCGCCCGCGCCATCGCCAGCGTCATCAACGTGCTCGACCCGGATGTGATCGTGCTGGGCGGCGGGCTGTCGAACATCGAGCGGCTGTATGCGAGCGTGCCGGCGCGGTGGTCCCCGTTTGTCTTCTCCGATCGCGTCGCCACCCGGCTCGTCCGCGCCGCGCATGGTGACGCGAGTGGCGTCAGGGGTGCCGCGTGGCTCTGGGCAGAGGAACAGGAGTCAAAGAGTTAA
- a CDS encoding HD domain-containing phosphohydrolase, with protein MPDVTPTTFPISAVLSGLSAALDITEGHPRGHAARTCLIAMRLADAMRLSPEESSDLFYAALLKDAGCSANAERVYQMFGGPDEHETKRAVWLRDWRKLDQKVRYALEWVEPEGDFLARVRQFLRLAAIGPKAERELFEIRCARSAAIARALGMSEATAQAVHLMDEHWDGGGHPQGVSGERIPIAARIIGLSQVVEIFWGVAGPERALEMASQRRGRWFDPELVDCLQAISSPALWASLEAPDLNAVVAAAEPAERAIDATDARLDQIATAFAWVIDAKSSFTFEHSDRVSLIAHGMAERLGFSAEQQTRLRRAALLHDIGKLAVPNAILDKPGKLTPAEWAIVKQHPEHTLNVLRRVPIFEELAEDAANHHERLDGRGYFRGLTAAQLTPTARVLAVADVADALMSARPYREAMPPDQVMGLIEQGRATEFCPDCVDVLGVTLAAAAA; from the coding sequence GTGCCGGATGTAACCCCCACCACATTCCCGATCTCGGCAGTCCTGTCGGGCTTGTCGGCGGCGCTGGACATTACCGAGGGCCACCCCCGCGGCCACGCCGCGCGCACCTGCCTGATCGCCATGCGGCTGGCTGACGCCATGCGGCTGTCGCCCGAGGAATCGTCCGACCTGTTCTACGCCGCGTTGCTGAAGGATGCCGGCTGCTCGGCCAACGCCGAGCGCGTCTACCAGATGTTCGGCGGCCCGGACGAGCACGAAACCAAGCGGGCCGTCTGGCTGCGCGACTGGCGCAAGCTGGATCAGAAGGTGCGCTACGCGCTCGAGTGGGTCGAGCCCGAAGGCGACTTCCTGGCCCGCGTGCGGCAATTCCTGCGCCTGGCGGCGATCGGGCCCAAGGCCGAACGGGAGCTGTTCGAGATCCGCTGCGCGCGCAGCGCCGCGATCGCCCGCGCGCTGGGCATGTCGGAGGCGACCGCCCAGGCCGTGCACCTGATGGACGAACACTGGGATGGCGGCGGCCACCCGCAAGGCGTGAGTGGCGAGCGCATTCCCATTGCCGCGCGGATCATCGGCTTGTCGCAGGTGGTCGAGATCTTCTGGGGCGTGGCCGGGCCCGAGCGCGCGCTCGAGATGGCATCGCAGCGGCGCGGCCGCTGGTTCGATCCGGAACTGGTGGATTGCCTGCAGGCGATCTCGAGTCCGGCACTGTGGGCCTCGCTCGAAGCGCCCGATCTCAACGCCGTCGTGGCGGCCGCCGAACCGGCGGAGCGGGCCATCGACGCGACCGACGCGCGCCTGGATCAGATCGCCACCGCGTTTGCGTGGGTCATCGACGCCAAGTCGAGTTTCACCTTTGAACATTCCGACCGGGTCTCGTTGATTGCGCACGGCATGGCCGAACGCCTCGGCTTTAGCGCCGAGCAGCAGACGCGGCTGCGCCGCGCCGCGCTGTTGCACGACATTGGCAAGCTCGCCGTCCCCAACGCCATTCTCGACAAGCCCGGCAAGCTCACCCCCGCTGAATGGGCCATCGTCAAGCAGCACCCCGAACACACGTTGAACGTGTTGCGGCGCGTGCCGATCTTCGAAGAGCTGGCCGAGGATGCGGCCAACCATCACGAGCGGCTGGACGGCCGCGGATACTTTCGCGGCTTGACCGCGGCGCAGCTGACGCCGACCGCGCGCGTGCTGGCGGTCGCCGACGTCGCCGACGCCCTGATGAGCGCGCGGCCCTATCGCGAGGCGATGCCGCCCGACCAGGTGATGGGGTTGATCGAACAGGGCCGCGCCACGGAGTTCTGCCCCGACTGTGTTGACGTGCTTGGCGTCACCCTCGCCGCAGCCGCGGCGTGA
- a CDS encoding D-aminoacylase: MKRFFLIACVAGVLSACQAPPLSAPGAAPAASAGFDVLITGGRIVDGTGAPWFLGDVGITGDRITAIGQLAGQSAKTTIDATNLVVAPGFIDMLGQSEFNILVDGRAASKITQGITTEITGEGSSIAPLNDRLAASVKPQFDRFKVVLDFRTLGEYFARLERERPALNVGTFVGAGGLRAYVVGDTQRTATASEIAEMQQLVENAMADGALGLSTSLQYVPGRFASTDELVALATAARKHGGIYISHQRSESGQIIPSLDEVFTIAERANTPAEVWHLKTAYKANWGRMPEVLKHFEAARARGLDVTANMYPYDRASNGLDASLPLWVREGGLDKMLARLNDPSLRDRIKKDMDDSTAQDWENQWYGSGGGAGVMVSTVLDPSLRKWEGKTLAEIGQEMGKDPRDAAMDLVIADRGETSTIISIMREDDVRLALAHPMISIGTDSGARAEDGPFSESKSHPRAWGSFPRVLGKYVRDEQLITLEDAVRRFTSRPATRLGIADRGLLKPGLKADITIFNPATIRDVSTFVDPTHYSEGIAHVLVNGRAVVADGKITAERPGQPIRGPGYKATR, from the coding sequence ATGAAACGGTTTTTTCTCATCGCGTGCGTGGCCGGAGTGCTGAGCGCGTGCCAGGCACCGCCGCTGTCGGCGCCTGGCGCCGCGCCCGCCGCGAGCGCCGGCTTCGACGTCCTCATCACCGGCGGCCGCATTGTCGACGGCACGGGCGCGCCGTGGTTCCTCGGCGACGTCGGCATCACGGGTGATCGGATCACCGCGATTGGGCAGCTGGCGGGGCAGAGCGCCAAGACGACGATTGATGCGACCAACCTGGTGGTGGCGCCCGGCTTCATCGACATGCTCGGGCAGTCGGAGTTCAACATCCTGGTGGACGGCCGCGCCGCGAGCAAGATCACGCAGGGCATCACCACCGAGATCACCGGCGAAGGGTCGTCGATCGCGCCCTTGAACGATCGGCTGGCGGCCTCGGTGAAGCCGCAGTTCGACCGCTTCAAGGTGGTGCTCGACTTCCGCACCCTCGGCGAGTACTTCGCGCGCCTCGAGCGGGAGCGGCCCGCCCTCAACGTCGGCACGTTCGTGGGCGCCGGCGGCCTGCGCGCGTACGTCGTCGGCGACACCCAGCGCACGGCCACGGCGTCGGAGATCGCGGAGATGCAGCAACTGGTCGAAAACGCGATGGCCGACGGCGCGCTCGGCCTCAGCACCTCGCTGCAGTACGTGCCCGGCCGGTTTGCGTCCACTGACGAACTGGTCGCGCTGGCCACGGCGGCCCGCAAGCACGGCGGCATTTACATTTCGCACCAGCGATCCGAGTCGGGCCAGATCATCCCGTCGCTGGACGAGGTGTTCACGATCGCGGAGCGCGCCAACACCCCGGCCGAGGTGTGGCACCTCAAGACCGCCTACAAGGCCAACTGGGGCCGCATGCCGGAAGTGCTGAAACACTTCGAGGCGGCGCGGGCGCGCGGCCTCGACGTGACGGCCAACATGTATCCGTACGATCGCGCCTCGAACGGCCTCGACGCCAGCCTGCCGCTGTGGGTGCGCGAGGGCGGGCTCGACAAGATGCTGGCGCGACTGAACGACCCGTCGCTGCGCGATCGCATCAAGAAGGACATGGATGACTCGACGGCGCAGGACTGGGAGAACCAGTGGTACGGATCGGGCGGCGGCGCCGGCGTGATGGTGTCAACCGTGCTGGACCCGTCGTTGCGCAAGTGGGAAGGCAAGACCCTCGCCGAGATTGGCCAGGAGATGGGCAAGGACCCGCGCGACGCCGCCATGGACCTGGTGATCGCCGACCGCGGCGAGACCTCGACCATCATCTCGATCATGCGCGAAGACGATGTGCGGCTGGCGCTGGCCCACCCGATGATCTCGATTGGCACCGATTCGGGGGCCCGCGCCGAGGATGGCCCGTTCTCGGAGTCGAAGTCGCACCCGCGCGCCTGGGGCTCGTTTCCGCGCGTGCTCGGCAAGTACGTGCGCGACGAGCAGCTGATCACGCTCGAGGACGCGGTGCGGCGCTTCACGTCGCGGCCCGCCACCCGCCTCGGCATCGCCGACCGCGGCCTGCTGAAGCCGGGGCTGAAGGCCGACATCACGATCTTCAACCCGGCCACCATCCGCGACGTCTCGACCTTTGTCGATCCCACTCACTACTCGGAGGGGATCGCCCACGTCCTCGTCAACGGGCGCGCCGTCGTGGCCGACGGCAAGATCACCGCCGAGCGGCCCGGCCAGCCCATCCGTGGGCCGGGTTACAAGGCAACGAGATGA
- the pdxH gene encoding pyridoxamine 5'-phosphate oxidase codes for MMSIADLRREYASRALGEAHADADPIRQFTAWFDEAASAQILDVNAMTLATTTPDGDPDARIVLLKGFDADGFVFFTNYASTKGEQLLARPRACLLFFWVELERQVRITGAVTKVSRAESDEYFHSRPFESQVGAWTSAQSSPVADRAVLETRYAELSAQYAGQTVPLPEFWGGYRVAPEKVEFWQGRPSRLHDRLLYTRGASGWSRSRLAP; via the coding sequence ATGATGTCGATTGCCGACCTGAGACGAGAGTACGCCAGCCGCGCGCTCGGTGAAGCCCACGCCGACGCCGATCCGATTCGCCAGTTCACGGCGTGGTTCGATGAAGCGGCCAGCGCGCAGATCCTCGACGTGAACGCCATGACGCTGGCAACCACGACGCCTGACGGCGATCCCGACGCGCGGATCGTGCTGCTCAAGGGCTTCGACGCCGATGGCTTCGTGTTTTTCACCAACTACGCGAGCACGAAAGGCGAGCAGCTGCTGGCGCGTCCCCGCGCGTGCCTGCTGTTTTTCTGGGTCGAACTCGAGCGCCAGGTCCGCATCACTGGCGCCGTGACCAAGGTCTCGCGGGCCGAGTCGGATGAGTACTTTCACTCGCGGCCGTTCGAGAGCCAGGTCGGCGCGTGGACGTCGGCGCAAAGCTCGCCGGTGGCCGATCGCGCCGTGCTCGAAACCCGCTACGCGGAGTTGTCGGCGCAATACGCCGGACAGACCGTGCCGTTGCCCGAGTTCTGGGGCGGCTACCGGGTGGCGCCGGAGAAGGTCGAGTTCTGGCAGGGCCGGCCGAGCCGCCTGCACGATCGGCTGCTCTACACGCGCGGCGCCAGTGGCTGGTCGCGCTCGCGCCTGGCACCTTAA